A stretch of the Capsicum annuum cultivar UCD-10X-F1 chromosome 8, UCD10Xv1.1, whole genome shotgun sequence genome encodes the following:
- the LOC107838875 gene encoding putative L-ascorbate peroxidase 6 — MRNTVGTDMDRWRLSSGVSSFFSTSKFYCPAKFARTTHFGPIRASSTTNGSSEGVIYKSLSCRRRALLSMITLSLVPCDRVNSSFAAIAADEGFRLREEIRKVLSRGKAAGVLRLVFHDAGTFDIDEKIGGMNGSILFELDRPENKGLKKSLKILEKAKSQIDLVQSVSWADILAVAGAEAISLCGGPSIPIQLGRVDSLVADPEGKLPEESLDATSLKQCFERKGFSTQELVVLSGAHTLGSKGFGNPTIFDNAYFKILMEKPWLAAASMTSMVGLPSDRALVEDDECIGWISKYAEDQSLFFEDFKNAYTKLVDTGATWKKSL; from the exons ATGAGGAACACCGTAGGTACCGACATGGACCGTTGGCGTCTGAGCTCAGGCGTTTCGTCCTTTTTCTCGACTTCCAAGTTCTACTGTCCGGCCAAATTTGCTCGAACAACCCACTTTGGTCCAATTCGAGCTTCCTCCACCACCAACGGTTCAA GTGAAGGTGTTATTTACAAATCTTTATCATGTCGAAGGAGAGCTTTACTGTCTATGATTACCTTGTCTCTTGTGCCGTGTGATAGAGTTAACAGTAGCTTTGCTGCCATTGCTGCTGA TGAGGGTTTTCGCTTAAGGGAAGAGATCAGGAAGGTATTATCCAGGGGCAAGGCTGCTGGTGTACTTCGCCTTGTATTCCACGATGCAGGAACTTTTGATATTGATGAGAAAATTG GGGGTATGAATGGCTCTATTCTTTTTGAACTAGACAGACCCGAAAACAAAGGCCTTAAGAAATCTCTAAAG ATTCTGGAGAAAGCGAAAAGTCAAATAGATCTTGTGCAATCAG TCTCATGGGCTGATATACTAGCTGTAGCTGGAGCTGAAGCTATTTCATTATGTGGTGGACCGAGCATCCCCATTCAGTTGGGAAGAGTGGATTCACT GGTGGCGGATCCCGAAGGCAAACTTCCAGAAGAATCACTAGATGCCACTAGTTTGAAGCAATGTTTTGAAAGAAAAGGCTTCTC AACTCAGGAACTTGTTGTCTTGTCTGGCGCGCATACTCTGGGAAGTAAAGGGTTTGGGAATCCAACTATCTTTGATAATGCATACTTCAAGATACTCATGGAGAAGCCATGGTTGGCCGCAG CCAGCATGACTAGTATGGTTGGACTTCCATCTGATAGGGCACTTGTTGAAGATGATGAATGTATCGG ATGGATATCAAAGTACGCTGAGGACCAGAGTTTATTTTTTGAAGATTTCAAGAATGCCTATACCAAACTTGTTGACACTGGTGCAACTTGGAAGAAATCGTTGTAG